In a genomic window of Salvelinus fontinalis isolate EN_2023a chromosome 7, ASM2944872v1, whole genome shotgun sequence:
- the LOC129859665 gene encoding gem-associated protein 8-like isoform X2, whose product MEDHGSIYSWFAHPMYGHYWQHYQQAMNWHQRHRQAYRKAWEAAYGPGYPQQYPTAPQRYADWHGGESGGRRAEETVAAKDHVEEDLEGGADDEEWDGESGSDSEIECDVSNMEITEELRQYFAQTERHKEELKKQQQLEAEQLDTYVLADQDMHRISWHGRSLPPSERPGERRGAEMKKLYGEDAAKVQGMETAMQLTFDRNCDKKQPKYWPVIPLKL is encoded by the exons ATGG AGGACCATGGTAGCATCTACTCCTGGTTTGCCCACCCTATGTATGGCCACTACTGGCAGCATTACCAGCAGGCTATGAACTGGCACCAGAGACACAGGCAGGCCTACAGAAAGGCCTGGGAGGCTGCCTACGGGCCAgggtacccccaacagtaccccacTGCCCCCCAACGCTATGCAGACTGGCatgggggagagagtggagggaggagagcagaggagacagtCGCTGCTAAGGACCATGTGGAAGAGGATTTGGAGGGGGGCGCAGATGACGAGGAGTGGGACGGAGAAAGTGGCTCGGACAGCGAAATCGAATGTGATGTCAGCAACATGGAGATCACAGAGGAGCTGCGCCAGTATTTTGCCCAGACTGAGCGGCACAAGGAGGagctca agaagcagcagcagctggAGGCGGAGCAGCTGGATACTTACGTGTTGGCCGACCAGGACATGCACAGAATTTCCTGGCACGGCAGGTCGCTGCCCCCCTCTGAGCGGCCGGGCGAGCGCCGAGGCGCTGAGATGAAGAAGCTGTACGGGGAAGACGCGGCAAAGGTCCAGGGCATGGAGACGGCCATGCAGCTCACCTTCGACAGAAACTGTGACAAAAAACAGCCCAAATACTGGCCCGTCATCCCTCTAAAACTGTAG
- the LOC129859665 gene encoding gem-associated protein 8-like isoform X1, producing the protein MQRVRLSAFECTALTEDCSCDLNHTAGEAPPCIYSWFAHPMYGHYWQHYQQAMNWHQRHRQAYRKAWEAAYGPGYPQQYPTAPQRYADWHGGESGGRRAEETVAAKDHVEEDLEGGADDEEWDGESGSDSEIECDVSNMEITEELRQYFAQTERHKEELKKQQQLEAEQLDTYVLADQDMHRISWHGRSLPPSERPGERRGAEMKKLYGEDAAKVQGMETAMQLTFDRNCDKKQPKYWPVIPLKL; encoded by the exons ATGCAGCGCGTGCGTTTGTCAGCGTTTGAGTGTACTGCACTAACTGAAG ACTGTAGCTGCGATCTAAACCACACTGCAGGAGAAGCACCACCATG CATCTACTCCTGGTTTGCCCACCCTATGTATGGCCACTACTGGCAGCATTACCAGCAGGCTATGAACTGGCACCAGAGACACAGGCAGGCCTACAGAAAGGCCTGGGAGGCTGCCTACGGGCCAgggtacccccaacagtaccccacTGCCCCCCAACGCTATGCAGACTGGCatgggggagagagtggagggaggagagcagaggagacagtCGCTGCTAAGGACCATGTGGAAGAGGATTTGGAGGGGGGCGCAGATGACGAGGAGTGGGACGGAGAAAGTGGCTCGGACAGCGAAATCGAATGTGATGTCAGCAACATGGAGATCACAGAGGAGCTGCGCCAGTATTTTGCCCAGACTGAGCGGCACAAGGAGGagctca agaagcagcagcagctggAGGCGGAGCAGCTGGATACTTACGTGTTGGCCGACCAGGACATGCACAGAATTTCCTGGCACGGCAGGTCGCTGCCCCCCTCTGAGCGGCCGGGCGAGCGCCGAGGCGCTGAGATGAAGAAGCTGTACGGGGAAGACGCGGCAAAGGTCCAGGGCATGGAGACGGCCATGCAGCTCACCTTCGACAGAAACTGTGACAAAAAACAGCCCAAATACTGGCCCGTCATCCCTCTAAAACTGTAG
- the LOC129859661 gene encoding motile sperm domain-containing protein 2-like isoform X3 encodes MMVYFLPDSASGTHPNQLVLVCCLLSMTDARSALPEQDIQKKIEETRKRFRIEYAQDSSDKYDPRDVDRLWKDDVLVDGYLEWRHFVVEDTLKMIDESLKWRKEFKLNDINESSVQKSLFESGMHYLHGYDKEGNKLFWFRVKLHMRDVKMLTEKKRYVAFWLESYTRREPGIPLTVIFDMSEAGLSCVDMDLIKYIINCFQVYYPRLLSKMLMYEMPWIMNAAWKMVKNMLSQDAIDKLKFVSKSDIQNYVDRENLPSYMGGTDPFKFSYPPLPDDIFQNPISETGQEDDTDLKDDDLEAKDTLEPSSPTLRTRNVYLAHDGDNEGSIRWKGSRRPTVTFKGTLLYISPDDELCFGHRECEKRCLIMLNNVTKNQVAFKVRTTAPEKYRVKPSNSSCGAGKSMEITVSLHGGCGVEC; translated from the exons ATGATGGTCTACTTCCTCCCAGACAGCGCGTCAGGGACACATCCGAACCAACTGGTTTTGGTTTGTTGTCTTTTGAGCATGACGGACGCAAGATCGGCTTTACCAGAGCAG GACATTCAAAAGAAAATAGAGGAAACAAGAAAACGATTCCGTATCGAATATGCACAAG ACTCATCAGACAAGTATGACCCCAGGGATGTGGACAGGTTATGGAAGGATGATGTTTTGGTTGACGGTTATCTGGAGTGGCGCCACTTTGTGGTGGAGGACACCTTGAAGATGATCGATGAGAGTCTTAAGTGGAGAAAAGAATTCAAACTGAATG ACATCAATGAAAGCTCTGTGCAAAAGTCTCTATTTGAGTCTGGCATGCATTATCTCCATGGCTATGATAAAGAGGGCAACAAACTGT TCTGGTTCAGGGTTAAGCTTCACATGAGGGATGTGAAGATGTTGACGGAGAAGAAAAGGTACGTGGCATTCTGGTTGGAGAGCTACACCCGGCGGGAACCAGGGATTCCCCTCACCGTGATCTTTGACATGTCCGAAGCGGGTCTAAGCTGCGTT GACATGGATTTGATCAAATATATAATCAATTGCTTCCAAGTGTATTACCCTAGATTGCTTT CCAAAATGCTCATGTACGAGATGCCATGGATCATGAATG CGGCATGGAAGATGGTGAAGAACATGCTCAGTCAAGACGCCATCGACAAGCTGAAGTTTGTGTCCAAGAGTGACATCCAGAACTATGTTGATAGGGAGAACCTCCCGTCCTACATGGGAGGAACT GACCCATTCAAATTCAGTTACCCACCGTTGCCTGATGACATCTTCCAGAACCCCATATCAGAGACTGGACAAGAGGATGACACTGATTTAAAGGATGATGACCTGGAGGCCAAGGACACCCTGGAGCCGAGCTCTCCTACACTCAGAACCAGAAAT GTATACTTGGCACATGATGGGGACAATGAGGGCTCCATCAGATGGAAAGGATCCCGTAGGCCAACCGTCACTTTCAAAGGCACCTTACTCTATATCAG TCCTGATGATGAGTTGTGCTTTGGCCACAGAGAGTGTGAGAAGAGATGTCTGATCATGCTTAATAATGTCACCAAAAACCAAGTGGCCTTCAAG GTGCGGACCACAGCCCCAGAGAAGTACAGGGTGAAGCCCAGCAATAGCAGCTGTGGGGCGGGCAAGAGTATGGAAATCACTGTGTCCCTGCATGGAG GCTGCGGTGTCGAATGCTAG
- the LOC129859661 gene encoding motile sperm domain-containing protein 2-like isoform X1, translating to MMVYFLPDSASGTHPNQLVLVCCLLSMTDARSALPEQDIQKKIEETRKRFRIEYAQDSSDKYDPRDVDRLWKDDVLVDGYLEWRHFVVEDTLKMIDESLKWRKEFKLNDINESSVQKSLFESGMHYLHGYDKEGNKLFWFRVKLHMRDVKMLTEKKRYVAFWLESYTRREPGIPLTVIFDMSEAGLSCVDMDLIKYIINCFQVYYPRLLSKMLMYEMPWIMNAAWKMVKNMLSQDAIDKLKFVSKSDIQNYVDRENLPSYMGGTDPFKFSYPPLPDDIFQNPISETGQEDDTDLKDDDLEAKDTLEPSSPTLRTRNVYLAHDGDNEGSIRWKGSRRPTVTFKGTLLYISPDDELCFGHRECEKRCLIMLNNVTKNQVAFKVRTTAPEKYRVKPSNSSCGAGKSMEITVSLHGGSLCSPQDRFLIMAAEMEPCSGGGSTDLAHFWKGVPKAKIMEHRLRCRMLEGIKLALSPVTDRSHKMETNGYQDMHTTLLQLMASSSRLEQKMDHCLWWQKLLTVLVTALMALGFSSLYTGEWPF from the exons ATGATGGTCTACTTCCTCCCAGACAGCGCGTCAGGGACACATCCGAACCAACTGGTTTTGGTTTGTTGTCTTTTGAGCATGACGGACGCAAGATCGGCTTTACCAGAGCAG GACATTCAAAAGAAAATAGAGGAAACAAGAAAACGATTCCGTATCGAATATGCACAAG ACTCATCAGACAAGTATGACCCCAGGGATGTGGACAGGTTATGGAAGGATGATGTTTTGGTTGACGGTTATCTGGAGTGGCGCCACTTTGTGGTGGAGGACACCTTGAAGATGATCGATGAGAGTCTTAAGTGGAGAAAAGAATTCAAACTGAATG ACATCAATGAAAGCTCTGTGCAAAAGTCTCTATTTGAGTCTGGCATGCATTATCTCCATGGCTATGATAAAGAGGGCAACAAACTGT TCTGGTTCAGGGTTAAGCTTCACATGAGGGATGTGAAGATGTTGACGGAGAAGAAAAGGTACGTGGCATTCTGGTTGGAGAGCTACACCCGGCGGGAACCAGGGATTCCCCTCACCGTGATCTTTGACATGTCCGAAGCGGGTCTAAGCTGCGTT GACATGGATTTGATCAAATATATAATCAATTGCTTCCAAGTGTATTACCCTAGATTGCTTT CCAAAATGCTCATGTACGAGATGCCATGGATCATGAATG CGGCATGGAAGATGGTGAAGAACATGCTCAGTCAAGACGCCATCGACAAGCTGAAGTTTGTGTCCAAGAGTGACATCCAGAACTATGTTGATAGGGAGAACCTCCCGTCCTACATGGGAGGAACT GACCCATTCAAATTCAGTTACCCACCGTTGCCTGATGACATCTTCCAGAACCCCATATCAGAGACTGGACAAGAGGATGACACTGATTTAAAGGATGATGACCTGGAGGCCAAGGACACCCTGGAGCCGAGCTCTCCTACACTCAGAACCAGAAAT GTATACTTGGCACATGATGGGGACAATGAGGGCTCCATCAGATGGAAAGGATCCCGTAGGCCAACCGTCACTTTCAAAGGCACCTTACTCTATATCAG TCCTGATGATGAGTTGTGCTTTGGCCACAGAGAGTGTGAGAAGAGATGTCTGATCATGCTTAATAATGTCACCAAAAACCAAGTGGCCTTCAAG GTGCGGACCACAGCCCCAGAGAAGTACAGGGTGAAGCCCAGCAATAGCAGCTGTGGGGCGGGCAAGAGTATGGAAATCACTGTGTCCCTGCATGGAG GGTCTCTGTGCTCTCCTCAGGACCGCTTCTTAATCATGGCTGCTGAGATGGAGCCATGTAGCGGTGGGGGGAGCACAGACCTCGCCCACTTCTGGAAGGGTGTCCCAAAGGCTAAAATAATGGAGCACAG GCTGCGGTGTCGAATGCTAGAGGGCATCAAGTTGGCACTCAGCCCTGTGACTGACAGGTCTCACAAAATGGAGACCAATGGCTACCAAGACATGCACACCACG CTCCTTCAGTTGATGGCCAGCAGCTCCAGGCTGGAACAGAAGATGGACCACTGCCTGTGGTGGCAGAAGCTCTTGACTGTACTGGTGACTGCACTGATGGCCTTGGGCTTCTCTTCCCTCTACACTGGGGAGTGGCCATTTTGA
- the LOC129859661 gene encoding motile sperm domain-containing protein 2-like isoform X2 produces MMVYFLPDSASGTHPNQLVLVCCLLSMTDARSALPEQDIQKKIEETRKRFRIEYAQDINESSVQKSLFESGMHYLHGYDKEGNKLFWFRVKLHMRDVKMLTEKKRYVAFWLESYTRREPGIPLTVIFDMSEAGLSCVDMDLIKYIINCFQVYYPRLLSKMLMYEMPWIMNAAWKMVKNMLSQDAIDKLKFVSKSDIQNYVDRENLPSYMGGTDPFKFSYPPLPDDIFQNPISETGQEDDTDLKDDDLEAKDTLEPSSPTLRTRNVYLAHDGDNEGSIRWKGSRRPTVTFKGTLLYISPDDELCFGHRECEKRCLIMLNNVTKNQVAFKVRTTAPEKYRVKPSNSSCGAGKSMEITVSLHGGSLCSPQDRFLIMAAEMEPCSGGGSTDLAHFWKGVPKAKIMEHRLRCRMLEGIKLALSPVTDRSHKMETNGYQDMHTTLLQLMASSSRLEQKMDHCLWWQKLLTVLVTALMALGFSSLYTGEWPF; encoded by the exons ATGATGGTCTACTTCCTCCCAGACAGCGCGTCAGGGACACATCCGAACCAACTGGTTTTGGTTTGTTGTCTTTTGAGCATGACGGACGCAAGATCGGCTTTACCAGAGCAG GACATTCAAAAGAAAATAGAGGAAACAAGAAAACGATTCCGTATCGAATATGCACAAG ACATCAATGAAAGCTCTGTGCAAAAGTCTCTATTTGAGTCTGGCATGCATTATCTCCATGGCTATGATAAAGAGGGCAACAAACTGT TCTGGTTCAGGGTTAAGCTTCACATGAGGGATGTGAAGATGTTGACGGAGAAGAAAAGGTACGTGGCATTCTGGTTGGAGAGCTACACCCGGCGGGAACCAGGGATTCCCCTCACCGTGATCTTTGACATGTCCGAAGCGGGTCTAAGCTGCGTT GACATGGATTTGATCAAATATATAATCAATTGCTTCCAAGTGTATTACCCTAGATTGCTTT CCAAAATGCTCATGTACGAGATGCCATGGATCATGAATG CGGCATGGAAGATGGTGAAGAACATGCTCAGTCAAGACGCCATCGACAAGCTGAAGTTTGTGTCCAAGAGTGACATCCAGAACTATGTTGATAGGGAGAACCTCCCGTCCTACATGGGAGGAACT GACCCATTCAAATTCAGTTACCCACCGTTGCCTGATGACATCTTCCAGAACCCCATATCAGAGACTGGACAAGAGGATGACACTGATTTAAAGGATGATGACCTGGAGGCCAAGGACACCCTGGAGCCGAGCTCTCCTACACTCAGAACCAGAAAT GTATACTTGGCACATGATGGGGACAATGAGGGCTCCATCAGATGGAAAGGATCCCGTAGGCCAACCGTCACTTTCAAAGGCACCTTACTCTATATCAG TCCTGATGATGAGTTGTGCTTTGGCCACAGAGAGTGTGAGAAGAGATGTCTGATCATGCTTAATAATGTCACCAAAAACCAAGTGGCCTTCAAG GTGCGGACCACAGCCCCAGAGAAGTACAGGGTGAAGCCCAGCAATAGCAGCTGTGGGGCGGGCAAGAGTATGGAAATCACTGTGTCCCTGCATGGAG GGTCTCTGTGCTCTCCTCAGGACCGCTTCTTAATCATGGCTGCTGAGATGGAGCCATGTAGCGGTGGGGGGAGCACAGACCTCGCCCACTTCTGGAAGGGTGTCCCAAAGGCTAAAATAATGGAGCACAG GCTGCGGTGTCGAATGCTAGAGGGCATCAAGTTGGCACTCAGCCCTGTGACTGACAGGTCTCACAAAATGGAGACCAATGGCTACCAAGACATGCACACCACG CTCCTTCAGTTGATGGCCAGCAGCTCCAGGCTGGAACAGAAGATGGACCACTGCCTGTGGTGGCAGAAGCTCTTGACTGTACTGGTGACTGCACTGATGGCCTTGGGCTTCTCTTCCCTCTACACTGGGGAGTGGCCATTTTGA